A single Ziziphus jujuba cultivar Dongzao chromosome 11, ASM3175591v1 DNA region contains:
- the LOC107432340 gene encoding transcription termination factor MTEF18, mitochondrial, giving the protein MNHLQKLRAVSIFKWVSSNFAENQLKLSKTPVLLIGSSSLITQKTRLYGAKRAVQTENPYESDSDNAGQICLSTRKEAQDALVEYFYSTRSLQFLDAENMGRNSPHFLEKLLKKARQKAEIGRSIARFLRYHPINEFEPFLESLGLKPSEYVPLLPRDFMFLSDDHLLLANYYVLCNYGFERNAIGKIYKEATEVFQYDSEVLLSKLRAYEELGLSQPSILNFVVASPYLLTGDVNADFIKVLEKLKSLGFENSWIEGNLLEKISYNWSRMIRILCLFSKIGCSNEQLVGLIRQHPDTLFEGSGDKTHSLIGFLVKFGSTTNQICTMFLRFPQIRVGQFVSNMCKCFLFLSEIDMEVTEIGKIVSSHSLLLGSCSLKKTNSLLANLNIGKKRLCSYIQENPQEMKNWVMGMRVKPLPNSGEDLRSQMEKNQFLLDLGFVENSNEMKTAAKTFRGKGGELQERFDCIVEAGLDRKDVCNMIKTSPQILNQTKNVIEMKIGFLLNDLGYPISSLVTFPSYLSYTVERVKLRCSMYNWLVDQGSAEPMLALSTIIACSDKIFIKQYVNHHPSGPQIWKELKEKIYSS; this is encoded by the coding sequence ATGAACCACTTGCAGAAACTCAGAGCAGTGTCTATTTTCAAATgggtttcttcaaattttgctGAAAATCAACTTAAGTTATCAAAAACCCCAGTTTTGCTAATTGGGTCTTCTTCCCTCATTACCCAAAAAACTAGACTTTACGGAGCAAAAAGAGCTGTTCAAACTGAAAATCCGTATGAATCAGATAGCGATAATGCTGGTCAAATTTGTTTATCCACACGGAAGGAAGCCCAAGATGCATTGGTGGAGTATTTTTATTCTACTAGAAGTTTACAGTTTTTGGATGCAGAAAATATGGGCAGGAACTCGCCGCATTTTCTTGAGAAGCTCTTGAAAAAGGCTAGACAGAAAGCGGAGATTGGGCGGTCGATTGCCCGGTTTTTGCGTTATCACCCAATTAATGAATTTGAACCTTTCCTTGAGAGCTTGGGTTTGAAACCATCCGAGTATGTTCCTCTTCTTCCCCgtgattttatgtttttgagtGATGATCATTTGTTGCTTGCCAATTACTATGTGTTGTGCAATTATGGATTTGAACGTAATGCAATAGGAAAGATTTATAAGGAAGCAACAGAGGTGTTTCAGTATGATTCCGAAGTTTTGCTATCAAAACTTCGAGCTTATGAAGAACTGGGTCTTAGCCAGCCTTCAATACTTAATTTTGTTGTTGCTAGTCCTTACCTTTTGACTGGGGATGTAAATGCGGATTTTATTAAAGTATTAGAGAAACTGAAGAGTTTGGGATTTGAAAACAGTTGGATCGAGGGGAATCTGTTGGAGAAGATTTCTTATAACTGGAGTAGGATGATTAGGATTCTATGTTTGTTTAGCAAGATAGGGTGTAGCAACGAGCAGTTGGTTGGACTAATCAGGCAACACCCTGATACCCTGTTTGAGGGTTCAGGGGATAAGACACATTCACTAATTGGGTTCTTAGTGAAATTTGGTTCCACAACGAATCAGATATGTACGATGTTTCTCCGGTTTCCGCAGATTAGAGTTGGACAATTTGTATCAAATATGTGTAAATGTTTTTTGTTCCTGAGTGAGATTGATATGGAGGTTACAGAGATTGGGAAGATTGTAAGTTCTCACTCCTTACTGCTTGGCTCATGTTCTTTGAAGAAGACTAACAGCTTGCTTGCTAACTTGAATATCGGAAAGAAGCGACTTTGTAGTTATATCCAGGAGAATCCACAAGAAATGAAGAATTGGGTTATGGGAATGAGAGTTAAACCTTTGCCAAACTCAGGAGAGGACCTTAGATCCCAGATGGAGAAAAACCAATTTTTGTTAGACTTGGGATTTGTTGAGAACTCAAATGAAATGAAAACAGCAGCCAAAACATTTCGAGGCAAGGGAGGGGAGCTTCAGGAGAGATTTGATTGTATAGTGGAAGCTGGTTTGGATCGGAAAGATGTTTGCAACATGATTAAAACATCCCCTCAAATCCTCAACCAGACAAAGAATGTGATTGAAATGAAGATTGGTTTTCTTTTAAATGATCTAGGTTATCCCATATCATCTCTGGTAACATTCCCTTCATACCTTTCCTACACAGTTGAAAGAGTCAAGCTTAGATGCTCCATGTATAATTGGCTTGTAGATCAAGGGTCAGCAGAACCTATGCTAGCCTTGAGCACAATTATTGCATGCtcagataaaatatttattaagcaGTATGTAAATCATCATCCTAGTGGCCCTCAAATTTGGAaagaattaaaggaaaaaatttaTTCCAGCTAA
- the LOC112488895 gene encoding myb family transcription factor PHL13 isoform X1 has protein sequence MEMAPAAAGMGMESSSSLAAASAICTAAAQSESNYMVDFHQQHNIHIDQIYDQYQDHNHDFDDHHHLFFSELLEEYHDLQIPSCQSSGKLAALHHHHQQNQSNYEYYGLLYGSCEKYFHKYSSSNNLPNRSALSTLYYKQDKFLDNGDEEPVLLDPRVQGHDQQNSCSSDKLPEKVCSKSNNDGDVISAANSASSSRRASRSKQRIKWTQDLHERFVECVNSLGGADKATPRAILKLMNSNMLNILHVKSHLQELQMYRTSKYISEYRQGKSEKCTITNDTLDLHMKTELIQIKETMKQVNMHLHDQLETQHKLRLLLEEQEGQLKMIFDKLRDSQA, from the exons ATGGAAATGGCTCCAGCAGCAGCCGGCATGGGAAtggaatcatcatcatcattagctGCAGCTTCTGCAATTTGTACTGCAGCTGCACAGTCTGAAAGTAATTACATGGTCGATTTTCATCAACAACATAACATTCATATTGATCAAATATATGATCAATATCAAGATCATAATCATGATTttgatgatcatcatcatctatTTTTCTCGGAGTTGCTGGAAGAATATCATGATTTACAAATCCCATCTTGTCAATCTTCTGGGAAATTAGCTGCTTTGCATCACCATcatcaacaaaatcaaagtaattatgaatattatGGCTTATTATATGGTTCTTGTGAGAAGTACTTTCATAAATATTCCTCATCCAATAATTTGCCAAATCGATCAGCGCTTTCTACTTTATACTACAAACAGGACAAGTTCTTAGACAATGGTGATGAGGAACCTGTCTTATTGGATCCTCGAGTTCaa GGACATGATCAGCAGAATAGTTGCTCTTCTGATAAGCTGCCGGAGAAAGTGTGCTCAAAATCTAATAACGACGGGGATGTAATTTCTGCTGCTAACTCTGCTTCTTCTTCCAGGAGAGCTTCAAGAAGTAAACAGCGTATCAAATGGACTCAAGATCTTCATGAACGATTTGTGGAGTGTGTGAATTCCCTCGGTGGCGCTGACA aggCAACTCCAAGGGCAATACTGAAGCTGATGAACTCAAATATGCTGAACATCTTGCATGTCAAAAGCCATTTGCAG GAATTGCAGATGTATCGCACTTCAAAGTATATATCAGAATATAGACAGG GAAAATCTGAGAAATGCACGATTACAAATGACACACTTGATCTCCACATGAAAAC TGAATTAATACAAATCAAGGAAACCATGAAACAAGTCAATATGCATCTTCATGACCAGCTAGAG ACTCAGCACAAACTACGGCTGTTGCTTGAAGAACAAGAGGGACAACTGAAAATGATATTTGACAAGCTACGAGACTCGCAAGCTTAG
- the LOC107432339 gene encoding myb family transcription factor PHL5 isoform X1, with protein sequence MNDNRIDCQERNQPNHGLISDCNFEYTTCSSHHFGVQQQPWNMGVWVQQPTMDQGGSQIQHLGHGKPSTTIMSRFESPTSAFYATERCMGLPQYECQVVGYPALGSHTSRTCEGQFPSGQSSGDNCYSDSADQADPKFEFRNSLQPSVKPQLCSFQSNRSFEKSNHISCSNMQEGKLFGHQQHKLHEDNALSVRRNFSVPFIENQDHAVYSNSFSSPLAHLSFSSPHQEKQSPRFSSGNGCVTTANSSSSAAVLSNKTRIRWTQDLHEKFVECVNRLGGAEKATPKAILKLMESEGLTIFHVKSHLQKYRIAKYLPGPSEGKSEKRTSINISPQLDVKTAATLSQHYGVNFYGSGLQIREALQLQLDVQRRLHEQLEIQRNLQFRIEEQGKQLKMMFDLQQKTSNSLFKAETMDKTSPHGSPSNSLDEVQVFIAEESGNTHFPSKIS encoded by the exons ATGAACGATAACAGGATTGATTGCCAAGAAAGAAATCAACCAAACCATGGACTAATTTCGGATTGCAACTTCGAATACACGACTTGTTCTTCCCATCATTTTGGTGTCCAACAACAGCCTTGGAACATGGGAGTTTGGGTACAGCAACCAACCATGGATCAGGGAGGCTCACAAATTCAACATCTTGGCCACGGAAAACCCTCCACAACCATCATGAGCCGTTTCGAATCACCTACTTCAGCTTTTTATGCAACTGAACGCTGTATGGGGCTTCCACAGTATGAATGTCAAGTTGTTGGATATCCTGCTTTGGGATCTCATACCTCTAGAACCTGTGAGGGACAGTTCCCTTCTGGCCAATCATCTGGAGACAACTGTTATAGTGATTCAGCCGACCAAGCTGATCCAAAATTTGAATTCAGAAACTCTTTGCAACCAAGTGTGAAACCTCAGCTCTGTAGCTTCCAATCAAATAGATCATTTGAAAAATCCAATCACATTTCATGCAGCAATATGCAAGAGGGTAAACTATTTGGACACCAGCAACATAAGCTGCATGAAGATAATGCACTCTCTGTCAGAAGGAACTTTTCAGTTCCTTTTATAGAAAATCAAGATCACGCT GTCTATTCCAATTCATTCAGTTCTCCTCTTGCACACCTTAGTTTCTCCTCCCCTCATCAAGAGAAGCAGTCTCCAAGATTTTCCTCCGGAAATGGTTGTGTTACTACAGCTAATTCTTCTTCATCTGCGGCAGTACTCTCGAACAAAACAAGAATAAGATGGACTCAAGATCTTCATGAGAAGTTTGTTGAATGTGTAAATCGTCTTGGTGGTGCTGAGA AGGCAACACCTAAAGCAATACTCAAGCTGATGGAGTCAGAGGGATTGACAATCTTTCATGTGAAGAGTCATTTGCAG AAATATCGAATTGCGAAATATCTGCCAGGCCCTTCAGAAG GAAAATCTGAAAAAAGAACCAGCATCAACATTTCACCCCAGCTCGATGTCAAGAC TGCTGCTACTCTCTCACAACACTATGGTGTGAACTTTTATGGCAGTGGCTTACAAATTAGAGAGGCACTGCAGCTGCAATTGGATGTCCAAAGGCGTCTTCATGAGCAATTAGAG ATTCAGCGAAATCTACAGTTTCGAATCGAAGAACAAGGAAAGCAGCTAAAGATGATGTTTGATCTGCAACAAAAAACAAGCAACAGTCTTTTCAAGGCTGAGACCATGGATAAAACATCCCCACATGGTTCACCATCAAATAGTCTTGATGAAGTTCAAGTTTTTATTGCTGAAGAATCAGGGAATACACACTTCCCCTCTAAGATAAGTTag
- the LOC112488895 gene encoding myb family transcription factor PHL13 isoform X2 gives MEMAPAAAGMGMESSSSLAAASAICTAAAQSESNYMVDFHQQHNIHIDQIYDQYQDHNHDFDDHHHLFFSELLEEYHDLQIPSCQSSGKLAALHHHHQQNQSNYEYYGLLYGSCEKYFHKYSSSNNLPNRSALSTLYYKQDKFLDNGDEEPVLLDPRVQGHDQQNSCSSDKLPEKVCSKSNNDGDVISAANSASSSRRASRSKQRIKWTQDLHERFVECVNSLGGADKATPRAILKLMNSNMLNILHVKSHLQMYRTSKYISEYRQGKSEKCTITNDTLDLHMKTELIQIKETMKQVNMHLHDQLETQHKLRLLLEEQEGQLKMIFDKLRDSQA, from the exons ATGGAAATGGCTCCAGCAGCAGCCGGCATGGGAAtggaatcatcatcatcattagctGCAGCTTCTGCAATTTGTACTGCAGCTGCACAGTCTGAAAGTAATTACATGGTCGATTTTCATCAACAACATAACATTCATATTGATCAAATATATGATCAATATCAAGATCATAATCATGATTttgatgatcatcatcatctatTTTTCTCGGAGTTGCTGGAAGAATATCATGATTTACAAATCCCATCTTGTCAATCTTCTGGGAAATTAGCTGCTTTGCATCACCATcatcaacaaaatcaaagtaattatgaatattatGGCTTATTATATGGTTCTTGTGAGAAGTACTTTCATAAATATTCCTCATCCAATAATTTGCCAAATCGATCAGCGCTTTCTACTTTATACTACAAACAGGACAAGTTCTTAGACAATGGTGATGAGGAACCTGTCTTATTGGATCCTCGAGTTCaa GGACATGATCAGCAGAATAGTTGCTCTTCTGATAAGCTGCCGGAGAAAGTGTGCTCAAAATCTAATAACGACGGGGATGTAATTTCTGCTGCTAACTCTGCTTCTTCTTCCAGGAGAGCTTCAAGAAGTAAACAGCGTATCAAATGGACTCAAGATCTTCATGAACGATTTGTGGAGTGTGTGAATTCCCTCGGTGGCGCTGACA aggCAACTCCAAGGGCAATACTGAAGCTGATGAACTCAAATATGCTGAACATCTTGCATGTCAAAAGCCATTTGCAG ATGTATCGCACTTCAAAGTATATATCAGAATATAGACAGG GAAAATCTGAGAAATGCACGATTACAAATGACACACTTGATCTCCACATGAAAAC TGAATTAATACAAATCAAGGAAACCATGAAACAAGTCAATATGCATCTTCATGACCAGCTAGAG ACTCAGCACAAACTACGGCTGTTGCTTGAAGAACAAGAGGGACAACTGAAAATGATATTTGACAAGCTACGAGACTCGCAAGCTTAG
- the LOC107432339 gene encoding myb family transcription factor PHL5 isoform X2 — MNDNRIDCQERNQPNHGLISDCNFEYTTCSSHHFGVQQQPWNMGVWVQQPTMDQGGSQIQHLGHGKPSTTIMSRFESPTSAFYATERCMGLPQYECQVVGYPALGSHTSRTCEGQFPSGQSSGDNCYSDSADQADPKFEFRNSLQPSVKPQLCSFQSNRSFEKSNHISCSNMQEGKLFGHQQHKLHEDNALSVRRNFSVPFIENQDHAVYSNSFSSPLAHLSFSSPHQEKQSPRFSSGNGCVTTANSSSSAAVLSNKTRIRWTQDLHEKFVECVNRLGGAEKATPKAILKLMESEGLTIFHVKSHLQKYRIAKYLPGPSEGKSEKRTSINISPQLDVKTGLQIREALQLQLDVQRRLHEQLEIQRNLQFRIEEQGKQLKMMFDLQQKTSNSLFKAETMDKTSPHGSPSNSLDEVQVFIAEESGNTHFPSKIS, encoded by the exons ATGAACGATAACAGGATTGATTGCCAAGAAAGAAATCAACCAAACCATGGACTAATTTCGGATTGCAACTTCGAATACACGACTTGTTCTTCCCATCATTTTGGTGTCCAACAACAGCCTTGGAACATGGGAGTTTGGGTACAGCAACCAACCATGGATCAGGGAGGCTCACAAATTCAACATCTTGGCCACGGAAAACCCTCCACAACCATCATGAGCCGTTTCGAATCACCTACTTCAGCTTTTTATGCAACTGAACGCTGTATGGGGCTTCCACAGTATGAATGTCAAGTTGTTGGATATCCTGCTTTGGGATCTCATACCTCTAGAACCTGTGAGGGACAGTTCCCTTCTGGCCAATCATCTGGAGACAACTGTTATAGTGATTCAGCCGACCAAGCTGATCCAAAATTTGAATTCAGAAACTCTTTGCAACCAAGTGTGAAACCTCAGCTCTGTAGCTTCCAATCAAATAGATCATTTGAAAAATCCAATCACATTTCATGCAGCAATATGCAAGAGGGTAAACTATTTGGACACCAGCAACATAAGCTGCATGAAGATAATGCACTCTCTGTCAGAAGGAACTTTTCAGTTCCTTTTATAGAAAATCAAGATCACGCT GTCTATTCCAATTCATTCAGTTCTCCTCTTGCACACCTTAGTTTCTCCTCCCCTCATCAAGAGAAGCAGTCTCCAAGATTTTCCTCCGGAAATGGTTGTGTTACTACAGCTAATTCTTCTTCATCTGCGGCAGTACTCTCGAACAAAACAAGAATAAGATGGACTCAAGATCTTCATGAGAAGTTTGTTGAATGTGTAAATCGTCTTGGTGGTGCTGAGA AGGCAACACCTAAAGCAATACTCAAGCTGATGGAGTCAGAGGGATTGACAATCTTTCATGTGAAGAGTCATTTGCAG AAATATCGAATTGCGAAATATCTGCCAGGCCCTTCAGAAG GAAAATCTGAAAAAAGAACCAGCATCAACATTTCACCCCAGCTCGATGTCAAGAC TGGCTTACAAATTAGAGAGGCACTGCAGCTGCAATTGGATGTCCAAAGGCGTCTTCATGAGCAATTAGAG ATTCAGCGAAATCTACAGTTTCGAATCGAAGAACAAGGAAAGCAGCTAAAGATGATGTTTGATCTGCAACAAAAAACAAGCAACAGTCTTTTCAAGGCTGAGACCATGGATAAAACATCCCCACATGGTTCACCATCAAATAGTCTTGATGAAGTTCAAGTTTTTATTGCTGAAGAATCAGGGAATACACACTTCCCCTCTAAGATAAGTTag
- the LOC107432331 gene encoding UBP1-associated protein 2C produces the protein MEDMKKRKLGDSAADDDVSTVEELRTLLDPLAKPQLVDLLAKLGSQYPSIADEIRSIASADPVHRKLFVRGLAWNTTSETLCDAFRVHGEIEEGAVIYDKATGKSRGYGFITYKHMDSTQKALKAPSKLIDGRLAVCNLACEGLSGTSTTPDLAQRKLYIGGLSPEVTSEMLLNFFARHGDIEEGSVAYDKDSNESRGFGFVTYKTVESAKKAIDDPQKTLGGRNLIVKLADSHKGRTMQAQLPAAMAPMSLPMAGGYPQPGKAYANTASVGYGYPQNMVYPDSSYPSPPTASAPYAMQNQVPYAQQVALKKDSFGLPSTTPMGMGGYPYYIPKQ, from the exons ATGGAGGACATGAAGAAGAGAAAGCTAGGGGATTCGGCGGCTGACGACGACGTTTCTACAGTGGAAGAGTTGCGGACGCTGCTTGACCCTCTTGCTAAGCCCCAGCTTGTGGATCTTCTTGCCAAACT GGGTTCCCAATATCCTTCTATTGCAGACGAAATTAGAAGTATTGCCAGTGCAGACCCTGTCCATCGAAAGCTTTTTGTTCGTGGCTTGGCCTGGAATACCACTTCAGAAACCTTGTGTGAT GCATTTAGAGTGCACGGAGAAATTGAGGAAGGGGCTGTGATCTATGACAAAGCAACTGGAAAATCACGTGGTTATGGTTTCATTACCTATAAACATATGGATTCAACTCAAAAAGCATTGAAAGCGCCTAGCAAGTTGATTGAT GGTCGATTGGCTGTTTGTAATTTAGCTTGTGAGGGCTTAAGTGGGACAAGTACTACCCCTGATCTTGCCCAGAGGAAGCTCTATATAGGGGGCTTGTCACCTGAGGTTACAAGTGAGATGTTGCTCAACTTCTTTGCAAGGCATGGTGACATAGAAGAAGGTTCAGTTGCATATGACAAAGATAGTAATGAATCACG TGGGTTTGGCTTTGTTACATATAAGACAGTTGAGTCAGCTAAGAAGGCAATAGATGATCCACAAAAGACCCTTGGG GGAAGAAATCTCATTGTCAAGCTTGCTGATTCCCACAAGGGCAGAACAATGCAAGCACAGTTACCTGCAGCAATGGCTCCAATGTCCTTGCCAATGGCTGGTGGATATCCACAGCCTGGAAAAGCTTATGCCAACACCGCTTCGGTTGGCTATGGTTATCCTCAAAATATGGTATACCCTGACTCTTCATACCCAAGTCCTCCCACAGCATCTGCTCCATACGCAATGCAGAATCAGGTTCCATATGCACAACAAGTTGCGTTAAAGAAAGACTCCTTTGGACTACCATCAACAACACCTATGGGAATGGGAGGATACCCTTATTACATCCCCAAACAATGA